From the Methanoculleus caldifontis genome, the window ACTTCTGCTCGCCGAGGCCGACGATGTCGCCGTTCACGTCCTTTGCCACGTCGCGGAGGTCCTTTAAGACCCGCTCGAACGTCACCTTGTCCATCTTCAGCCGCCCGATATCGACGATGACGATGTTGCCGTTATAGACCTCGTCTTTGACGCGGGGGGTATCCTTGAGGTCGGCGATGGTGGCGATCTTGATGTACATGGAGGCCGGCTCTTCTTCGGATTTTCCCTCGTAGGAGGCGAGGTCAAGCTCCATATAGTCTTCTTCGCTTTTTGTGGGGGTTTTACCGAGGATGCTGTCAAAGAGCTTTTTAACCATAACAAAATTGAGGAATGAATTTTATTTAATAGTATCCTTTAATTTCCCCGTCAGATCTCAAGATTCCAGATATCGTCGCCGACGTAATGGATGCTCTTGACGGATTTGCCCTTCTCCTGCCGCTCCATGTCGGCGGCGTCGAGCAGAGCGACCCCGACGGCGAGCGGTTTGCCGTAGCGCTCCTCGACGACCTGCACCGGGTGCCCTTGTCGGATATCCGGTGAGATCGAGACGATGCCCGGACGCATGGCATCCGCGCCGTTCGCGACGAACCTGACCGCGCCGGCATCCACGACCACCCGGCGCTCGGGGATCGGGTGCTCGACGAGGCCGCGGAGGGTGGGAAACGCCCAGGTCTCGGAGGCCATCAGGAACGGCTTTTTATCGACGAGGTAGAGTTCGACGGAAGCGTCCGTCTCGGCCCGCTCGATCCGGTCCGACCGGAAGAGGTCTGCGGACGGGCCGATCTCGTCGGCGAGGCGGTCCAGGAGCTCGGTGATCTGCGATTTCCGGATGACGTGGCGCTTCTTTACGGTGATCTTCGGCATGGAATCGGGACCTCGGGGGGATATCGTGCGGCGCAGAGCACCGCGGTTATATTTAAGTAGCTTCCTCACTCAAATATATTACTCCAGAAAGGACGGCATAGGGTAATCATATGACGCCAAGACCGTTGGATATTTTAGATCAGGTACTGAATCGT encodes:
- a CDS encoding cell division protein SepF, which translates into the protein MVKKLFDSILGKTPTKSEEDYMELDLASYEGKSEEEPASMYIKIATIADLKDTPRVKDEVYNGNIVIVDIGRLKMDKVTFERVLKDLRDVAKDVNGDIVGLGEQKYVVITPMSVKVSRDKIGGGV
- a CDS encoding RNA-binding protein: MPKITVKKRHVIRKSQITELLDRLADEIGPSADLFRSDRIERAETDASVELYLVDKKPFLMASETWAFPTLRGLVEHPIPERRVVVDAGAVRFVANGADAMRPGIVSISPDIRQGHPVQVVEERYGKPLAVGVALLDAADMERQEKGKSVKSIHYVGDDIWNLEI